One Glutamicibacter halophytocola DNA segment encodes these proteins:
- a CDS encoding leucyl aminopeptidase — protein sequence MINSSDLTLSAIGTDIKRKSADTLVLGVLKNDGKATIAASPFTSETTSSLEQSLTALGMSGKADEVTLLPGVEGSKAKVLLFIGLGIAKLSDLTDEQLRRAAGSAARQLSNAKTAIFALPSESVERVAAIAEGIALGSYRYENQRSKKSDKPVLAEAQIATAVATSKDVPAALKRAAILGRAVRGTRDLINAPANLLYPESFATAVKDYSKPLPLKVTVFDEKRLAKDGFGGLLGVGGGSVRQPRMVKVEYSPAKAAKHIALIGKGITFDTGGTSLKPAAGMHAMKSDMSGAAAAFQAVAAISELGLNVKVTAWLCLAENMPGGASTRPGDVLTMFGGKTVEVLNTDAEGRLVMADGLAAASLEKPDVMIDIATLTGAQMLALGLRTAGIMGNEQVRDDLVSVSDKVGELAWGMPLPEELRPSIESQVADLANIGERMGGMMTAAVFLEEFVGEVDGKKIPWAHIDFAGPAFNEGSAWGYTPKNGTGSQVRTLVAYAEQLASN from the coding sequence GTGATCAACTCAAGTGACCTCACTTTGAGCGCCATTGGCACTGACATTAAACGCAAGAGCGCCGACACCTTGGTATTGGGCGTGCTGAAGAACGATGGAAAAGCAACCATCGCAGCTTCACCGTTCACCTCGGAAACCACATCGTCGCTAGAGCAGTCACTGACTGCCTTGGGGATGTCAGGGAAAGCCGATGAAGTTACCCTGCTTCCAGGAGTAGAGGGTTCTAAGGCAAAGGTCCTGTTGTTCATTGGCCTGGGCATCGCGAAATTGTCCGACCTGACCGATGAACAGCTTCGCCGTGCGGCCGGATCAGCTGCCCGTCAGCTCAGCAATGCCAAAACAGCCATCTTCGCGCTGCCTTCCGAAAGCGTCGAGCGCGTGGCGGCTATTGCCGAAGGCATTGCCCTGGGCAGCTACCGCTACGAGAACCAGCGCTCGAAGAAGAGCGACAAGCCGGTGCTGGCCGAGGCGCAGATCGCCACCGCCGTCGCGACTTCCAAGGACGTCCCCGCAGCGCTCAAGCGCGCTGCCATTCTCGGCCGCGCAGTGCGCGGCACGCGGGACTTGATCAATGCCCCGGCAAACTTGCTGTACCCGGAATCCTTCGCAACCGCAGTCAAGGACTACTCAAAGCCACTGCCGTTGAAGGTCACGGTCTTCGATGAGAAGCGCTTGGCCAAGGACGGTTTTGGCGGTTTGCTTGGCGTCGGTGGCGGTTCGGTGCGCCAGCCTCGCATGGTCAAGGTCGAGTACTCCCCCGCCAAGGCCGCTAAGCATATTGCGCTGATCGGCAAGGGCATCACGTTTGATACCGGTGGCACCTCGCTGAAGCCAGCTGCCGGCATGCACGCCATGAAGTCGGACATGTCCGGCGCCGCTGCGGCTTTCCAGGCCGTCGCTGCCATCTCGGAGTTGGGGTTGAACGTCAAGGTCACTGCATGGCTGTGCCTGGCCGAGAATATGCCCGGTGGCGCGTCGACCCGTCCGGGGGACGTGCTGACCATGTTCGGCGGCAAGACTGTTGAGGTATTGAATACGGACGCAGAAGGCCGCCTGGTCATGGCCGATGGGTTGGCTGCCGCCAGCTTGGAAAAGCCGGATGTCATGATCGACATCGCTACCCTGACCGGCGCCCAGATGCTTGCTTTGGGTCTGCGCACCGCGGGAATCATGGGCAATGAGCAGGTGCGGGACGATCTCGTGTCCGTTTCGGACAAGGTTGGCGAATTGGCCTGGGGCATGCCGCTGCCCGAGGAACTGCGTCCAAGCATTGAGTCCCAGGTAGCCGACTTGGCAAATATTGGTGAGCGCATGGGTGGCATGATGACCGCCGCCGTATTCCTGGAAGAATTTGTTGGCGAGGTCGACGGCAAGAAGATTCCGTGGGCTCACATTGACTTCGCTGGTCCAGCATTCAATGAAGGCAGTGCCTGGGGCTACACGCCGAAGAACGGCACCGGCTCGCAGGTGCGCACTCTCGTAGCCTACGCAGAGCAGCTGGCCTCAAATTAA
- the lpdA gene encoding dihydrolipoyl dehydrogenase: MADSAATQEFDVLILGGGSAGYSAALRAIQLGYTVGLIEKEKLGGTCLHTGCIPTKAYLHAAELAENAREGAKYGINTSLESIDLAGVRKYKEGIVAGKHKGLQGLLKMKKVNVITGNGRLVSQDSIDVDGTVYKGKYIILATGSTSKTFGLEIGGRVLTSTEALNMEDLPKSAIVLGGGVIGVEFASVWNSFGVDVTIVEGLPSLVPNEDPAIIKTLERAFKKRGIKFNTGVFFEKVEQDANGVKVSLADGNVLEADIVLVAVGRGPVTEGLGFEEQGVTIDRGFVITDERLHTGVGNIYAIGDIVPGVQLAHRGYQHGRFVAEEIHGMKPTIIEDINIPKVTFCEPEIASVGYSEPKAKEKFGADQIETTEYNLAGNGKSSILGTSGLIKMVRVKNGPIVGVHGIGGRIGEQIGEAQLIVNWEAYPEDVSQLIHAHPTQNESLGEAAMALAGAPLHG, translated from the coding sequence GTGGCCGATTCGGCAGCAACGCAAGAATTTGATGTCCTCATCCTCGGCGGTGGATCCGCTGGATACTCGGCAGCATTGCGTGCCATCCAGCTGGGCTACACCGTTGGATTGATTGAAAAAGAAAAGCTGGGCGGCACCTGCCTGCACACCGGCTGCATCCCAACCAAGGCCTACCTGCACGCTGCAGAGCTGGCCGAAAACGCTCGCGAGGGTGCCAAGTACGGCATCAACACCTCGCTGGAGTCGATCGACTTGGCTGGCGTGCGCAAGTACAAGGAAGGCATTGTTGCTGGAAAGCACAAGGGCCTGCAGGGTTTGCTCAAGATGAAGAAGGTCAACGTTATCACTGGTAACGGCCGTCTTGTCTCCCAGGATTCCATCGACGTTGATGGCACCGTTTACAAGGGCAAGTACATCATCCTGGCTACCGGCTCCACCTCCAAGACCTTCGGTCTGGAAATCGGCGGTCGCGTGCTGACCAGCACCGAAGCGCTGAACATGGAAGACCTGCCAAAGAGCGCCATCGTGCTCGGTGGCGGTGTCATCGGCGTTGAATTCGCATCGGTATGGAACTCCTTCGGTGTCGATGTCACCATCGTTGAAGGCCTGCCTTCGCTCGTGCCGAACGAAGACCCAGCCATCATCAAGACCTTGGAGCGCGCTTTCAAGAAGCGCGGCATCAAGTTCAACACCGGCGTCTTCTTCGAAAAGGTCGAGCAGGATGCCAACGGCGTCAAGGTCTCGCTGGCTGACGGCAACGTACTGGAAGCAGACATCGTTCTGGTTGCAGTCGGCCGTGGCCCAGTCACCGAAGGCTTGGGCTTCGAGGAGCAGGGCGTCACCATCGATCGCGGCTTCGTGATCACCGACGAGCGCCTGCACACCGGCGTCGGCAACATCTACGCAATTGGCGACATCGTCCCAGGCGTACAGCTGGCACACCGCGGCTACCAGCATGGCCGCTTCGTTGCCGAGGAAATCCACGGCATGAAGCCAACCATCATCGAGGACATCAACATCCCGAAGGTGACCTTCTGCGAGCCGGAGATCGCTTCGGTCGGTTACTCCGAGCCAAAGGCCAAGGAGAAGTTCGGCGCCGACCAGATCGAAACCACCGAATACAACCTGGCTGGCAACGGCAAGTCTTCGATCCTGGGCACCAGCGGCCTGATCAAGATGGTTCGCGTCAAGAACGGCCCAATCGTGGGCGTTCACGGCATCGGCGGCCGTATCGGCGAGCAGATCGGCGAAGCCCAGCTGATCGTCAACTGGGAAGCTTACCCAGAGGATGTTTCGCAGCTGATTCACGCACACCCAACTCAGAACGAGTCCCTTGGCGAAGCCGCAATGGCTCTCGCCGGTGCTCCACTGCACGGCTAA